The Pirellulales bacterium genomic sequence GGTAGCGGCCGAAGTGGCGGGCGGCGAGTAATTCTGAATACGGGCCGTGCTGCTGTCGCATTTCTTCCAGGCGCGAGCCGTACAGATCGAGGGAATCGGTCAGCGGTAAAAATAGCACGTCACGGCCAGTCATCTCGAAGAACTTGGCCGTTTTGATGGCCGACACTAAATTGCAAATGCCGGAAATGCCCACGAGGTTGAGTTGATCGAGCATCGCGGCGGGCACGCCTTGTTTTTGCAAAAACGCGCGGCCGGCGGGTTCGTTGAACAATCGCAACAGCATCAGGCATTGCTCGTCGTCGATGGCAGCGACGACATCAGTATTGCGGACATTGTGAATCCAGGGGACGTGTTTATCGCCGATGCCTTCGATGCGGTGATCGCCAAAGCCGCATGTTAGCAGCGTGGGGCATTGCAAACTTTCGGTCGCCACCACGCGCACGGAAGGATATTTGGTTCGCAAAAAATCACCGGCGGCAATGGTGCCGGCGCTGCCCGTGGCGGAAATGTAGCCCGAAAGACGATCGCCCGATTTGGCAACGCGCTGATAAATTTCATCGACGATGCCGCCGGTCAAATGATAATGCCAGGCGGCGTTACCGAACTCTTCGAACTGGTTGAAAATGACGCAATCGGGGCGGGTGCGTTTAATCTCCCAGCATTTGTCATAAATTTCCTTGACATTGGCCTCGCCGCCGGGGGTTTTGATGACTTCGGCCCCGATGGAAGCCAGCCAATCGAACCGTTCCCGCGACATTTGCTCCGGCAAAATGGCGACGGCGGTGCAGCCCAATAGGGCACTGTCGAACGCGCCGCCACGGCAATAGTTTCCGGTGCTGGGCCAGACGGCTTTTTGGGTGGTGGGATCGAAGTGGCCGGAGACCAATCGGGGCACGAGGCAGCCAAAGGCGGCGCCGACTTTGTGCGCCCCGGTGGGAAAATACTTGCCCACCAGGCCAATAATTCTGGAGGGCACGCCGGTCAGGGCCGAGGGAAATTCGAGCCAATTGCCCTGGTTGTAGCCGCCGCCTTTGGCTTTGGGTTCGTTCTTCCAGGTGATGCGGAACAGGTTGACGGGGTTGATGTCGTTCAGTCCCTCGCCAGCGAGGCGCGCGCGGATGGCCGGCGGAACCGTGTCGGGGTTCTTCAATTGGGCAAAAGTGGGAATGACGATGTTCCGCTCGCGGCAACGGCGAATGGTTTTTTCGAGAATTTTATTGGGCGCGTTATGCATTATTGATTATGCGGGTGTTCCATCGGGACGAACCCTACAAAATGGGCATCGGACATTCGTTTCGGGCAAACTCGCGCCACATTTTGGGCATGTCCATGTTTGTAATTGCCCTCTATGCGAAAGGACGTCGTCGTCAAAAGTCCGTTGGCAGCGACAACATTGAATTCCCGCTGGGTCGTCGCGTGTTCGGAGAATTGGTATAAAAAATAAGTGGAAGTATTTACACAATCTGACCGGCGAATAGGATGAATTGCCACCACAGGACGGGCAAAAAAATTGGCCTTCGGGGGCCTTGGGCTTCAACGTCGTCTTGGTTCCGAAGATGATCAATCCCATTGAGTATCATCCATCCACAATCGTTACGTCCTGAATTTAATTATGTTACCATAGATGGTTTCGCGAAGGAATTACGGGAATTAGC encodes the following:
- a CDS encoding pyridoxal-phosphate dependent enzyme, with translation MHNAPNKILEKTIRRCRERNIVIPTFAQLKNPDTVPPAIRARLAGEGLNDINPVNLFRITWKNEPKAKGGGYNQGNWLEFPSALTGVPSRIIGLVGKYFPTGAHKVGAAFGCLVPRLVSGHFDPTTQKAVWPSTGNYCRGGAFDSALLGCTAVAILPEQMSRERFDWLASIGAEVIKTPGGEANVKEIYDKCWEIKRTRPDCVIFNQFEEFGNAAWHYHLTGGIVDEIYQRVAKSGDRLSGYISATGSAGTIAAGDFLRTKYPSVRVVATESLQCPTLLTCGFGDHRIEGIGDKHVPWIHNVRNTDVVAAIDDEQCLMLLRLFNEPAGRAFLQKQGVPAAMLDQLNLVGISGICNLVSAIKTAKFFEMTGRDVLFLPLTDSLDLYGSRLEEMRQQHGPYSELLAARHFGRY